A genomic region of Brevibacillus sp. JNUCC-41 contains the following coding sequences:
- a CDS encoding glycosyl hydrolase family 28-related protein, giving the protein MIIIIKNRKLINIFITLVLIGGVLVVLTNHQSKQVQTGRDNNITVNVKSFNATADDRIDDTHQIQKAIDHVDTKGGGTVSFSQGVYLIDSLKSINLRDKITLKFEEGTTLKTLPNNAESYEILRIHNVKNVSILGDVTLLGEREEHKGKTGEWGIGISIRGSENVYIKNNTIQNFWGDGIYIGSTEQQNYSKNITIEKPIIKNNRRQGISVISAINLKIIDPVITNTNGTPPASGIDFEPNHPSEFLQGIKIINPTTEKNEGYGILFALSGFAGSNHPVSIEIHKTKQIRDNIGTFIPGHLKGHIKMNEEYVLKNPK; this is encoded by the coding sequence ATGATCATTATAATAAAAAACCGTAAATTAATTAATATTTTCATTACCCTAGTTTTAATAGGAGGCGTGTTAGTAGTATTAACAAATCACCAATCCAAACAAGTTCAGACGGGTCGAGACAACAATATAACTGTGAATGTTAAATCCTTTAATGCAACTGCTGATGATAGAATTGATGATACCCATCAAATACAAAAGGCTATTGATCATGTAGACACAAAAGGTGGGGGGACTGTTTCATTTTCTCAAGGAGTTTATTTAATTGATTCATTAAAGTCTATAAATTTACGAGATAAAATTACATTGAAATTTGAAGAAGGAACTACATTAAAGACTCTTCCAAACAATGCTGAAAGTTATGAAATATTAAGGATTCATAATGTGAAAAATGTGTCTATTTTAGGGGACGTGACCCTTTTAGGAGAAAGGGAGGAACACAAAGGAAAAACTGGAGAATGGGGAATTGGGATAAGTATCAGGGGATCGGAGAATGTTTATATTAAAAATAATACAATTCAAAATTTTTGGGGAGATGGTATATATATTGGAAGTACAGAACAACAAAATTACAGCAAAAATATTACCATAGAGAAACCTATCATAAAAAATAACAGAAGACAGGGTATTTCAGTTATTTCGGCGATAAATTTAAAAATAATTGATCCTGTAATAACGAATACGAATGGAACTCCGCCAGCAAGTGGGATTGATTTTGAACCCAACCATCCTTCAGAGTTTCTGCAAGGTATAAAAATTATTAATCCTACTACCGAAAAAAACGAAGGTTATGGAATATTATTTGCTCTAAGTGGTTTTGCAGGTAGTAACCATCCTGTAAGCATAGAGATTCACAAAACAAAACAAATAAGAGATAATATCGGTACTTTCATACCTGGACACTTAAAAGGACATATAAAAATGAATGAAGAATATGTTCTAAAAAACCCAAAGTAG
- a CDS encoding YveK family protein produces the protein MEETISITDIFKTLKKRWKLIMLLTLIAALISGTISYFLLTPVYQSSTQILVNQKQSENQLDSTQIRSNIDMINTYSVIIKSPAILEKVIDKLELDQSVEQISEKITINSQENSQVFSLTVQDSNPSQAVEIANTISETFQKEIKDIMNVDNVSVLAKAEIKENPTPVKPNPVLNIAIAVVVGLMAGIGLAFLLEYMDNTIKDEDDIERLLELPILGSIQKITQVHNKG, from the coding sequence ATGGAAGAAACTATTAGTATTACAGATATTTTTAAAACATTAAAGAAACGTTGGAAGCTAATCATGCTGCTGACATTAATTGCCGCTTTGATTAGTGGAACGATTTCTTATTTCTTATTAACACCCGTTTATCAATCTTCGACACAGATCCTGGTTAACCAGAAGCAATCGGAGAACCAATTGGACTCGACTCAAATACGATCTAATATCGACATGATCAATACATACAGCGTTATCATAAAAAGCCCTGCCATTTTGGAGAAGGTCATTGATAAGCTTGAATTAGACCAAAGCGTTGAACAAATAAGTGAAAAAATCACGATTAACAGCCAAGAAAATTCACAAGTCTTCTCATTAACGGTTCAAGACAGTAATCCGTCACAGGCTGTAGAAATTGCAAACACGATTTCTGAAACGTTCCAAAAGGAAATCAAGGATATCATGAACGTCGACAATGTTAGCGTACTGGCTAAGGCAGAAATTAAGGAGAATCCTACACCTGTAAAACCTAATCCTGTCTTGAATATTGCAATTGCGGTCGTAGTTGGATTGATGGCTGGAATAGGCTTGGCATTCCTACTGGAGTATATGGACAATACGATTAAGGACGAGGATGATATTGAGAGACTCCTAGAATTACCCATCCTTGGATCGATTCAAAAGATTACACAAGTACATAATAAAGGATAA
- a CDS encoding polysaccharide biosynthesis protein encodes MAYRKRLTLLALLDSLIVLSAIYVSYLFLYPYLEIFKLPTLLVTSVSLLISHHFFASIYKLYKKAWEYASIRELLSIVKAVSLSVITVIAIQLMVFQDVYVRVMALTWMMHVLLIGGSRFSWRMLRDRLINNRKETRNTLVIGAGSAGTMVVRQLLNNHDTELKPVAFIDDDPKKDKLDILGIPVVGNSKHIPEMVGKYHIDNIVIAIPSLSKKELKVIFDECVKTNAKTQIMPMLEDIMLGKVAVNQFKEVEVEDLLGREPVELDMNSISGYVTGMTILVTGAGGSIGSEICRQICRFSPKKIVLLGHGENSIYQIDMELKRLYSEQIEIIPVIADIQDQERIFEVMDIQRPDVIYHAAAHKHVPLMEYNPHEAVKNNVLGTKNVAEAADIYGVSTFVMISSDKAVNPTNVMGSTKRIAEMVIQQLDKHSTTKFVAVRFGNVLGSRGSVIPLFKKQILAGGPVTVTHPEMTRYFMTIPEASRLVIQAGSLARGGEIFVLDMGEPVKIVDLATNLIQLSGYSIEEIGIEYSGIRPGEKMYEELLNENEVHAKQVFPKIHIGKAAIVEGDVLWQFINSLPEKQTALLKEQLIEIANAKEGIQQAMKEAIY; translated from the coding sequence TTGGCCTACCGAAAACGATTAACACTTCTGGCCCTATTAGACTCATTAATAGTATTATCGGCCATTTATGTAAGTTATTTATTCTTGTATCCCTATTTGGAAATATTTAAATTACCAACACTGTTAGTCACATCAGTCTCCCTATTAATCAGCCATCATTTTTTTGCTTCTATTTATAAACTGTATAAGAAGGCCTGGGAGTATGCAAGTATAAGAGAGTTACTGTCCATTGTTAAAGCCGTAAGCTTATCGGTTATCACTGTTATCGCCATTCAGTTAATGGTTTTTCAAGATGTTTATGTAAGGGTCATGGCACTGACCTGGATGATGCATGTCCTCCTTATTGGCGGGTCGCGATTTTCTTGGAGAATGCTGCGTGACCGTTTGATAAATAATCGAAAGGAAACGAGGAATACATTGGTCATCGGAGCTGGATCCGCTGGAACCATGGTTGTTCGTCAACTTCTTAACAATCATGATACGGAACTTAAACCAGTAGCATTCATTGATGATGATCCGAAAAAAGATAAGCTAGACATATTAGGAATTCCCGTTGTGGGTAACTCAAAACATATCCCCGAAATGGTGGGGAAATATCATATAGATAATATCGTCATTGCGATACCTTCATTAAGTAAAAAGGAATTGAAGGTCATTTTTGATGAATGTGTGAAAACGAATGCAAAAACGCAAATCATGCCGATGCTTGAAGATATTATGTTGGGCAAAGTAGCGGTTAATCAATTTAAAGAAGTAGAAGTGGAAGATTTATTAGGAAGAGAACCCGTTGAATTAGATATGAATAGTATCTCGGGATACGTTACTGGTATGACAATTCTAGTAACGGGTGCGGGCGGCTCTATTGGTTCGGAAATTTGTCGTCAAATATGCAGATTTTCTCCAAAAAAAATTGTATTGCTCGGTCATGGTGAAAATAGTATTTATCAAATTGATATGGAATTGAAAAGATTGTATTCTGAACAAATAGAAATCATACCGGTTATTGCAGATATACAGGACCAAGAAAGAATATTTGAAGTAATGGACATCCAAAGACCCGATGTTATCTATCATGCGGCAGCCCATAAACATGTGCCACTTATGGAGTATAATCCTCATGAAGCCGTAAAAAATAATGTTTTGGGAACTAAAAACGTAGCAGAAGCAGCAGATATTTATGGGGTATCCACTTTTGTTATGATCTCATCCGATAAAGCTGTTAACCCAACGAATGTAATGGGGTCAACAAAGCGGATTGCAGAAATGGTCATACAACAGTTAGATAAACATAGTACAACAAAATTTGTTGCCGTCCGATTTGGAAATGTTCTTGGAAGCAGAGGAAGTGTAATCCCTCTATTCAAAAAGCAAATTCTAGCTGGAGGTCCTGTTACTGTTACGCACCCTGAAATGACACGTTATTTTATGACAATCCCTGAAGCATCCCGTTTAGTTATTCAAGCTGGTTCTCTTGCAAGAGGAGGAGAAATCTTTGTTTTGGATATGGGGGAACCTGTGAAAATTGTAGATTTAGCTACTAATCTTATTCAATTATCGGGTTACTCAATTGAGGAAATCGGAATTGAATATTCTGGGATACGACCTGGAGAAAAAATGTATGAAGAACTACTAAATGAAAATGAAGTCCATGCAAAGCAAGTTTTTCCGAAGATTCATATTGGAAAAGCAGCTATTGTTGAAGGAGACGTTCTTTGGCAGTTTATTAATAGTCTCCCAGAGAAACAAACAGCTCTATTAAAAGAACAGTTAATCGAGATTGCCAATGCTAAAGAAGGAATACAACAAGCTATGAAAGAAGCAATCTATTAA
- a CDS encoding CpsD/CapB family tyrosine-protein kinase, producing the protein MRSKDKKQVNLIAQTNPKSPITEQYRLIRTNIQFSSVDKDIQTIVVTSSEPNDGKSTTAANLAIVLAQEEKKVLLVDADLRKPSVHYAFSLSNIEGLTSVLTKKMSIEKALMKTNVPHLEILTSGPIPPNPSELLNSKAIEIAIDELKEMYDYIIFDTPPVLVVPDSQIVANKCDGVIMVVASGKTNKQSAVKAKELLVKANTSLLGVVLNGVETDNSNYYYYQS; encoded by the coding sequence TTGAGGAGTAAAGATAAAAAACAGGTGAATTTGATTGCACAGACTAACCCCAAATCACCTATCACTGAACAATATCGATTAATTAGAACGAATATTCAATTTTCCTCAGTGGATAAAGACATACAAACCATTGTGGTAACCTCATCGGAGCCAAATGATGGGAAATCGACGACAGCTGCTAACCTCGCGATTGTTTTGGCACAGGAGGAGAAAAAGGTTTTGCTTGTGGATGCAGACTTAAGGAAACCATCGGTTCATTATGCCTTTAGTCTTAGTAATATAGAGGGGCTTACGAGTGTGCTAACGAAGAAAATGAGCATAGAAAAAGCACTCATGAAGACGAATGTGCCTCATCTTGAAATTCTGACGAGTGGACCAATACCGCCTAACCCTTCGGAATTATTAAATTCCAAAGCGATAGAAATAGCGATTGATGAATTAAAAGAAATGTATGATTATATCATTTTTGATACACCGCCCGTTCTAGTAGTACCGGATTCCCAAATTGTAGCCAATAAATGTGATGGCGTGATCATGGTAGTGGCGAGCGGCAAGACAAACAAACAAAGTGCCGTAAAAGCAAAGGAGCTTTTAGTGAAAGCTAATACATCCTTGCTTGGAGTCGTTTTGAATGGCGTTGAAACGGATAACAGCAATTATTATTATTATCAATCTTAA
- a CDS encoding helix-turn-helix domain-containing protein, with amino-acid sequence MIGNRVKSLREERKMSISELSAKSGVAKSYISSLERNLQTNPTILVLEKIARILCIKVDALLNDQADKSMDEEWMEIMQDVMGSGISKEEMREFIEVRKCNVREI; translated from the coding sequence ATGATAGGTAACCGAGTTAAGTCGCTTAGGGAAGAAAGGAAAATGTCAATTAGTGAACTCTCCGCAAAATCCGGTGTTGCCAAATCCTATATAAGCTCACTGGAAAGAAACCTTCAAACAAACCCTACCATTTTAGTTTTGGAAAAGATCGCTAGAATCCTTTGTATTAAAGTGGATGCTCTGTTGAATGATCAAGCAGACAAGAGCATGGATGAAGAGTGGATGGAAATTATGCAGGATGTTATGGGGTCTGGCATATCGAAAGAGGAAATGCGCGAATTTATCGAGGTTAGGAAATGTAATGTTCGTGAAATATAA
- a CDS encoding tyrosine-protein phosphatase, translating to MIDIHCHILPGVDDGSVDMNESMNMVRKAVEAGITHIYATPHHLNEKYVNVKSSIIDRAVRFNESLQRNNISLTIHLGQEVRIHRDIFNSLEKKEILTLDDNGTYLLLELPSGRVPIYTQEVIYELLLKGITPIIVHPERNKELIENHKLLFELVQEGALTQLTSGSIIGNFGKSIQSFSKKIIEHNLAHFIATDAHNIGSRGFTLQHAYETITKSYGIQRTFYFKENAEQLLKNQSPAVEKPVPFKRKIFGIF from the coding sequence TTGATCGACATACATTGTCACATTCTCCCAGGAGTTGATGATGGTTCCGTGGACATGAATGAAAGTATGAATATGGTAAGAAAAGCGGTAGAAGCAGGAATCACTCATATATACGCCACGCCACATCACTTAAATGAGAAATATGTAAATGTTAAGAGTAGCATCATTGACCGTGCAGTGCGGTTTAATGAGAGTTTACAACGAAACAATATTTCTCTTACCATTCATCTCGGACAAGAAGTAAGAATTCATCGGGACATATTTAATTCACTTGAAAAAAAAGAAATCCTAACCTTAGATGATAACGGTACATATTTACTGTTAGAGCTCCCGTCGGGAAGGGTTCCTATATATACACAAGAAGTGATTTACGAACTGCTGCTTAAAGGAATAACACCGATTATCGTACATCCGGAGAGAAATAAGGAATTGATAGAAAATCATAAACTATTATTTGAATTGGTTCAGGAGGGCGCGCTAACTCAACTTACCTCTGGCAGTATAATCGGGAACTTCGGTAAAAGTATCCAATCATTTTCAAAAAAGATAATCGAACATAATTTAGCCCATTTTATTGCAACAGATGCCCATAATATTGGCTCTAGAGGGTTCACGTTACAACATGCCTATGAAACAATCACTAAGTCATATGGAATACAACGTACATTTTATTTTAAAGAAAATGCCGAACAGCTATTAAAGAACCAAAGTCCTGCAGTTGAAAAACCAGTGCCATTTAAAAGAAAAATTTTTGGAATCTTTTAA
- a CDS encoding O-antigen ligase family protein: protein MNKLIYLIFLLGVFFSPFTTFLPLGINVSMYDIILISCFGLIIVATAIQFEGYNKILSSKEYFLLILFVLGGSISAFNATSFFGSTLIMIQYLFAIIIQIIVISHILIYSKNTDKNLFQILDIFIYALMAILSIGVLAQLGLLPNSSEFFAGNGRLISVQGNANSLAKYLVCCLPILLFYIDIKRKTFLSFFLLAMLIINLFLTASFGGMAYALATFIYYFMIKSLFITKPIRFKNGEIFIVKKILSIRNIFIMFFSVAIVIYIFVNPPEIFSKRVLATDDLEGAGSFSLKVSLMKEALELIVTKYGIIGMGLGSYPFESQYHTNVHNLYLLVFAESGVFGFVGLIGLLIYTFSISLRLIKHVGNTTKYILIGMNSSLFGLLVSVITTPHTYSRSTWLLVILLLCYSKHIQKKNFNI from the coding sequence ATGAATAAGCTAATTTATTTAATATTTCTATTAGGGGTGTTTTTTTCCCCATTTACAACTTTTTTGCCTCTTGGAATTAACGTTTCAATGTATGACATAATATTAATTAGTTGTTTTGGACTTATAATCGTTGCTACAGCAATTCAATTTGAGGGTTACAATAAAATTTTAAGTTCGAAAGAATACTTTCTACTAATTTTATTTGTTTTAGGTGGTTCAATATCTGCCTTTAATGCAACATCATTCTTTGGTAGTACATTAATAATGATTCAGTATTTGTTTGCAATTATAATTCAAATAATAGTAATCTCACACATTCTTATATATTCAAAAAATACAGATAAAAATTTGTTTCAAATTTTAGACATTTTCATTTATGCATTGATGGCTATTTTGAGCATTGGAGTTCTTGCCCAATTAGGTCTTTTACCGAATAGCTCTGAGTTTTTCGCAGGCAATGGAAGACTTATTTCAGTCCAAGGTAATGCAAACTCATTAGCAAAATACCTCGTGTGCTGTCTACCAATCTTGCTTTTTTATATTGACATAAAAAGAAAAACTTTTTTGTCCTTTTTTTTATTAGCTATGCTTATTATTAATTTATTTTTAACAGCTTCATTTGGAGGTATGGCATACGCATTAGCAACTTTTATATATTATTTTATGATAAAATCATTATTCATTACTAAACCTATACGATTTAAAAATGGGGAAATATTTATTGTGAAAAAAATATTAAGTATAAGAAATATTTTTATTATGTTTTTTTCTGTTGCTATAGTTATATACATTTTTGTCAATCCACCTGAAATTTTTTCAAAAAGAGTTTTAGCTACAGATGATTTAGAGGGGGCAGGTAGTTTTAGTCTTAAAGTATCACTAATGAAAGAAGCATTAGAACTTATAGTTACTAAGTACGGTATTATAGGTATGGGACTTGGTAGCTATCCATTTGAAAGCCAATATCATACAAATGTACACAACTTATATCTTCTTGTTTTTGCAGAATCCGGGGTGTTCGGCTTTGTTGGTTTAATCGGGTTATTGATATATACATTTAGTATTAGCCTTAGACTTATCAAACATGTAGGTAACACAACCAAATACATTCTTATTGGTATGAACAGTTCACTATTCGGCTTATTAGTTTCGGTTATAACTACACCGCATACATATTCCCGAAGCACTTGGTTGTTAGTGATTCTCCTTTTATGTTACTCAAAACATATCCAGAAAAAGAATTTTAATATTTAA